A window from Candidatus Nitrospira neomarina encodes these proteins:
- a CDS encoding 3-oxoacyl-ACP synthase III family protein: MNTNLSRIVGTGSFLPGRRVDNQEVADLLGIEPSYIFRVSGIRTRFWADSQEECSFLAEQATRRALDQAGLVPEDLDAILVSSTSPEMIFPSTACLLQARLGIMGIPAFDLSASCSGFLYGLSMADCFIRAGQFRRCLVVASEIKSRSLDVKDLSTAMLFGDGAGAAIVERSSNPDMGVVSIRLHADGAYHDLVKIAGGGSRQPLSQDVLDASAHTLRIRGSRVFRIAIRRLGQAVSDHLAQEKWDVSQLDQVIFHQANGRMLTQFCENIGVAPERCLSMIEQVGNTSSASLPMALDHACRNQRLKKGDRVMLGAFGGGLTWGTALVRWG, encoded by the coding sequence ATGAATACCAACCTTTCTCGAATCGTCGGAACCGGCTCTTTTCTTCCTGGGCGTCGAGTCGATAATCAGGAGGTGGCCGATCTTTTGGGAATTGAGCCGTCATATATTTTCCGAGTTTCTGGTATCCGGACCAGGTTTTGGGCGGATTCGCAGGAGGAATGCTCATTTTTGGCGGAACAGGCGACGCGAAGGGCATTGGATCAGGCCGGTTTGGTTCCGGAAGATCTTGACGCTATTCTGGTGTCTTCCACCTCTCCGGAGATGATTTTTCCCTCCACGGCCTGTTTGCTTCAAGCCCGACTTGGTATCATGGGCATCCCAGCATTTGACCTCTCAGCCTCTTGCTCAGGGTTTCTCTATGGTCTTTCCATGGCGGATTGTTTCATTCGGGCCGGGCAGTTTCGAAGATGTCTCGTCGTGGCTTCTGAAATCAAATCTCGGTCCTTGGATGTCAAAGATCTGAGTACAGCCATGTTATTTGGTGATGGGGCTGGTGCGGCTATTGTCGAGAGATCGTCAAATCCCGACATGGGCGTGGTCAGCATTCGACTTCACGCCGACGGGGCGTATCATGATCTGGTCAAAATTGCCGGAGGTGGTTCCCGTCAACCTTTGTCCCAAGATGTCCTTGATGCCAGTGCGCATACCCTGCGAATACGGGGTTCGCGGGTGTTTCGTATCGCAATCAGGCGCCTAGGCCAAGCGGTCAGCGACCATTTGGCGCAGGAGAAATGGGATGTGTCGCAGCTTGACCAGGTCATTTTTCATCAAGCGAATGGGCGTATGCTGACCCAGTTTTGTGAAAATATCGGAGTCGCTCCTGAGCGATGCCTTTCGATGATCGAGCAAGTCGGAAATACCTCTTCGGCTTCATTGCCGATGGCGTTAGATCATGCGTGCCGAAATCAGAGACTGAAAAAGGGCGATCGGGTCATGTTGGGAGCCTTTGGGGGAGGGCTTACCTGGGGTACGGCTTTGGTTCGGTGGGGGTAA
- a CDS encoding outer membrane protein assembly factor BamD: MKFPVNFRTLLLPFLTALIIIAGCSSTPKPTEHTDNTSKKEVSSTDEQIFVGDSVEMSYDPNVIMKRAESFFDKESYAESIVEYKHFLDLHRNHILAPYAQYKIGVSHFKQYRTVDRDPEPLEESIQSFEKLLQEFPASRYEAEAKQTILICKEQLAQRHLMVGHFYLKRGSYLAAAHRFEKIIKEYPELETAGDAMFHLAKTYQNLGIEEWSQEWLLTLVNEHPNNPYHSDGKKLLAKLEKKNPTLLASLPPDPSPNEHNTPDPAVRGQRSDNQLLVRTVSHTPESPLLSSAAATSPTVKPAMLSAPTASDLPLSKTACTIGTWCDSPSSSATTPPIQLSSSAKSCKTGEWC, from the coding sequence GTGAAATTTCCGGTCAATTTTCGAACTCTTTTGCTTCCATTCCTCACTGCTCTGATCATAATCGCCGGATGCTCCTCAACTCCCAAACCAACGGAGCACACCGACAACACATCGAAAAAAGAAGTGTCTTCAACGGACGAACAAATCTTCGTCGGCGATTCCGTGGAAATGAGTTACGATCCGAACGTAATCATGAAACGTGCCGAATCTTTTTTTGACAAGGAATCCTATGCGGAATCCATCGTGGAATACAAACATTTTCTTGACCTGCACCGAAATCACATATTAGCCCCTTATGCCCAATACAAAATTGGGGTCAGCCATTTCAAACAATACCGGACGGTCGATCGTGACCCAGAGCCCTTGGAGGAATCGATCCAGAGCTTCGAGAAACTTCTTCAAGAATTTCCGGCAAGCCGTTATGAAGCGGAAGCGAAGCAAACCATTTTGATTTGTAAAGAACAATTAGCACAACGGCACTTGATGGTTGGGCATTTCTACCTCAAACGTGGTTCTTATCTCGCTGCTGCCCATCGATTCGAAAAGATCATCAAGGAATATCCTGAATTAGAAACTGCTGGGGATGCCATGTTCCATCTGGCAAAAACCTATCAAAACCTGGGAATCGAAGAATGGTCCCAGGAATGGTTACTCACTCTGGTCAACGAACATCCCAACAACCCCTATCACTCAGACGGCAAAAAACTCCTGGCAAAGCTGGAAAAAAAGAATCCTACTCTTCTAGCTTCCCTTCCTCCCGATCCCTCGCCGAATGAGCACAACACCCCCGATCCTGCGGTAAGAGGACAGCGTTCTGACAATCAACTCCTTGTAAGGACAGTATCCCATACCCCGGAATCCCCATTGTTATCCTCAGCAGCAGCTACCTCCCCGACAGTAAAGCCGGCCATGCTAAGCGCCCCCACAGCTTCGGACCTGCCTCTCTCCAAGACAGCTTGTACAATTGGCACGTGGTGTGATTCACCATCCTCCTCGGCCACAACGCCCCCCATACAGTTATCGAGTAGCGCGAAATCCTGTAAAACCGGCGAATGGTGCTAA
- the galE gene encoding UDP-glucose 4-epimerase GalE codes for MILVTGGAGYIGSHTCVELLHAGCDVTVFDNFSNSHPESLARVQHITGKPLRLIRGDCRDRAAVVAALRESGATAVIHFAGLKAVGESVQQPLAYYDNNVVGSLRLLEAMGECGVKQIVFSSSATVYGDPQHLPLTEDHPLSATNPYGRTKLMVEEILRDAHRSDPSWRIGILRYFNPVGAHDSGLIGEDPQGMPNNLLPFVAQVAVGRREHLNVWGADYPTPDGTGVRDYIHVVDLALGHLKALEALARLDVQKECLTVNLGTGFGYSVLEIVREFEAVSGKPIPYKIAPRRPGDIASCYADPKQAFTLLGWRAERGLNKMCADAWRWQHDNPQGYAL; via the coding sequence ATGATCTTGGTAACCGGCGGTGCCGGCTATATCGGGTCACATACTTGCGTGGAGCTCCTCCATGCGGGCTGTGATGTGACGGTGTTTGACAACTTCTCTAATAGCCATCCTGAGTCGTTGGCGAGGGTGCAGCATATTACAGGGAAACCCCTTCGCCTGATACGCGGGGACTGCCGTGATCGTGCCGCAGTAGTGGCGGCTCTGCGCGAAAGCGGGGCGACTGCAGTCATCCACTTTGCCGGTCTCAAGGCGGTGGGAGAATCGGTTCAACAACCATTGGCCTATTATGACAACAATGTGGTTGGGTCCCTGCGCCTGTTGGAGGCCATGGGAGAGTGCGGCGTGAAACAGATTGTATTCAGCTCTTCTGCCACGGTATATGGCGATCCGCAACACCTTCCGCTCACCGAGGACCACCCCCTATCTGCGACCAATCCATATGGTCGCACAAAACTGATGGTGGAGGAGATCTTGCGGGACGCACACCGCAGCGATCCCTCCTGGCGGATCGGCATCTTGCGGTACTTTAATCCTGTTGGGGCGCATGATAGTGGTCTGATTGGTGAAGATCCTCAGGGGATGCCCAACAATTTGTTACCCTTTGTGGCGCAGGTTGCAGTGGGACGGCGGGAACATTTGAACGTATGGGGTGCCGACTATCCTACTCCCGATGGGACCGGAGTGCGGGATTATATTCATGTAGTTGATTTGGCACTGGGGCATCTCAAAGCACTAGAGGCATTGGCTCGACTGGATGTTCAGAAAGAATGCCTAACGGTTAACCTTGGTACGGGCTTCGGGTACAGTGTTTTGGAGATCGTGCGGGAATTTGAGGCCGTGAGTGGCAAGCCGATTCCCTATAAGATCGCACCACGCCGCCCCGGTGACATTGCTTCTTGCTATGCTGATCCGAAACAAGCTTTCACACTATTGGGGTGGCGAGCTGAACGCGGACTCAATAAGATGTGCGCGGATGCCTGGCGGTGGCAACATGACAACCCTCAGGGCTATGCTCTCTGA
- a CDS encoding cytochrome c biogenesis CcdA family protein, with protein MIDSISQVSLLAAFSAGLLSFVSPCVLPLVPSYLSYITGLSVENLAKVEERERFKSAIILNALLFIAGFSTVFIAFGASASLMGQLLYDYQDVIRKVGGVLIIIFGLYLLGILKLSFFMTERRLMHFETRPVGYLGSFLIGTAFAAGWTPCVGPVLGAILAYASTTESMSSGVMLLSAYSLGLGLPFFLTAFGMDTFLSYFKNLRSYLGGVSFISGGLLVAVGVMIYADSLTLITSFLERNGIGWYIGQ; from the coding sequence ATGATCGATTCGATCAGCCAGGTGTCTTTGCTTGCGGCGTTTAGTGCCGGACTGCTGTCTTTTGTTTCCCCCTGCGTCCTCCCCCTCGTCCCTTCCTATCTATCCTATATCACCGGACTCTCGGTGGAAAATCTCGCGAAAGTTGAAGAGCGGGAACGATTTAAGTCCGCGATTATCCTCAATGCGCTGTTGTTTATTGCCGGGTTTTCCACCGTCTTTATCGCGTTTGGAGCATCGGCCAGCCTGATGGGGCAATTGTTGTATGACTATCAGGACGTGATCCGGAAAGTCGGGGGTGTCCTGATTATTATTTTCGGGCTATATTTGCTTGGTATTTTGAAATTAAGTTTTTTTATGACTGAACGACGGTTGATGCATTTCGAGACGCGTCCCGTCGGCTACCTGGGTTCCTTTCTGATCGGGACCGCATTTGCCGCCGGCTGGACGCCGTGCGTAGGACCGGTGTTGGGGGCCATACTGGCCTATGCCAGTACGACAGAATCAATGTCCAGCGGGGTGATGCTTCTATCGGCCTACTCGTTGGGGTTAGGTCTCCCGTTTTTTTTGACGGCATTTGGGATGGATACGTTTTTGAGCTACTTCAAAAACCTGCGGTCATATTTAGGGGGGGTGTCGTTTATTAGCGGCGGGCTGTTAGTGGCGGTCGGCGTCATGATTTATGCGGATTCTCTGACACTCATCACCAGTTTTCTTGAACGTAACGGTATTGGTTGGTACATCGGCCAATAA
- a CDS encoding TlpA disulfide reductase family protein has product MKTILGLRAAGHYLSKSGLFLGGMGIFCLLLGCDSGYSESSFADAPSSHSVASRPSKGSPAPDFRLMDMHGKAVSLSDFKGKVVLLNFWATWCGPCRVEMPAMEALYRSMRSKGLEIVAVSVDQQGTAVTRPFQEAMGLSFPILHDQDYEVGLTYGARTLPMTFAIDRQGIIRQVVFGSRDWNSPEARRGIAEVLQESIPESSQRM; this is encoded by the coding sequence TTGAAAACCATTCTTGGGTTGAGGGCCGCAGGCCATTACCTCTCGAAATCTGGACTCTTTTTGGGAGGGATGGGGATTTTTTGCCTTCTTCTAGGCTGCGATTCCGGCTATTCTGAAAGTTCTTTTGCCGATGCGCCATCTTCTCATTCTGTAGCTTCCCGTCCGTCAAAGGGATCCCCCGCTCCGGATTTTCGCTTGATGGATATGCATGGAAAGGCTGTTTCGCTGTCCGATTTTAAGGGAAAAGTAGTGTTGCTGAATTTTTGGGCGACCTGGTGTGGGCCGTGCCGGGTTGAAATGCCCGCAATGGAGGCTTTGTATCGGAGTATGCGATCGAAAGGTTTGGAAATTGTGGCGGTTTCCGTTGACCAACAGGGCACTGCCGTGACTAGGCCTTTTCAGGAGGCGATGGGCTTGAGCTTTCCTATCTTGCATGATCAGGATTATGAGGTAGGGTTGACCTATGGCGCACGGACGCTCCCTATGACCTTTGCGATTGATCGTCAAGGCATCATCCGACAGGTGGTCTTCGGATCCCGTGATTGGAATAGCCCTGAAGCTCGCAGGGGAATTGCCGAGGTACTTCAAGAGTCGATTCCAGAGTCTTCCCAACGGATGTAA
- the ccmA gene encoding heme ABC exporter ATP-binding protein CcmA, whose product MIAIQVSNLSKAYGFYRIFEDLSFDIHPGECFALFGPNGAGKTTLLRILATLQAPSHGQFTIFGQDGVAQKDTVREIIMLIAHGSHLYDELSATENLQFAMGLRGQTPSPPHIKRALDRTGIGAFADLKIRQFSAGMKKRLDFAKTILAQPQLLLLDEPYNALDHDGVAITNQLIQETLDRDGTVFMTTHDHDKATQIATRGGILKGGHLQLLSPEQLTTDAIF is encoded by the coding sequence ATGATCGCCATTCAGGTCAGCAATCTTTCCAAAGCCTACGGTTTCTATCGTATTTTTGAGGATCTGTCTTTTGACATTCATCCAGGAGAGTGTTTTGCCTTATTTGGCCCCAACGGGGCAGGAAAAACGACGTTGCTCAGGATTTTAGCCACCCTCCAAGCGCCTTCTCATGGTCAGTTTACCATTTTTGGCCAGGATGGCGTGGCACAGAAGGATACCGTTCGAGAAATCATCATGCTGATCGCCCACGGATCCCATTTATATGATGAACTCAGTGCCACCGAAAATCTTCAATTTGCCATGGGCCTGCGCGGGCAAACCCCATCTCCACCTCACATCAAACGGGCACTGGATCGAACCGGAATCGGGGCCTTTGCCGACCTCAAAATACGTCAATTTTCGGCCGGGATGAAAAAGCGATTGGATTTCGCCAAAACCATTCTGGCTCAGCCACAACTCCTTTTACTCGATGAGCCCTACAACGCCTTGGATCATGACGGGGTGGCTATCACCAACCAGCTCATTCAGGAAACGCTGGACCGCGACGGCACCGTGTTCATGACCACGCATGACCATGACAAGGCCACCCAAATCGCTACACGGGGCGGGATTCTCAAAGGCGGACACCTTCAACTTCTCTCCCCTGAGCAACTCACCACTGATGCCATTTTTTAA
- a CDS encoding heme exporter protein CcmB, with protein sequence MPFFKTIRWVVWKDLISEWRTRETMSSMLFFALIVILVFSFSFSMDQDAARQLIAGIIWVAFTFTGIIGLGKSFTSELQNDCLESLQMCPAPKGAIYLGKVAANFLFMLSVEILLFPLFVLFFNLDVFEAVGILLIIFFLATLGLSAVGTLFSALTVQIRAREVMLPVLLLPLAVPVMIAAVEATRGALSGDPFSFYSQWLQLLIIFDIIFTVLSFWLFEFILDS encoded by the coding sequence ATGCCATTTTTTAAAACAATTCGCTGGGTCGTCTGGAAGGACCTGATCAGTGAATGGCGGACACGGGAAACCATGTCGTCGATGTTGTTCTTTGCCCTCATTGTCATTCTGGTATTTAGCTTCAGCTTTTCCATGGACCAGGATGCGGCACGTCAACTGATTGCGGGAATAATCTGGGTGGCCTTTACCTTTACGGGCATTATCGGCTTAGGAAAATCCTTCACCTCGGAACTGCAAAACGATTGTCTGGAGTCCCTGCAAATGTGCCCCGCTCCCAAGGGCGCCATTTATCTCGGAAAAGTCGCGGCCAATTTCCTCTTCATGCTCTCAGTCGAAATCCTCTTATTCCCCTTGTTCGTCTTATTCTTTAATCTGGATGTCTTTGAAGCCGTCGGAATCCTCTTGATTATATTTTTTCTGGCCACCTTGGGATTATCGGCCGTCGGCACGCTCTTTTCAGCCTTAACCGTGCAGATTCGAGCCCGGGAGGTCATGCTCCCCGTTCTCCTTCTGCCCCTGGCCGTTCCGGTCATGATTGCCGCCGTAGAAGCCACACGCGGAGCCTTAAGTGGCGATCCATTTTCTTTTTACTCGCAATGGCTCCAACTCTTAATCATTTTTGACATTATTTTCACCGTACTCTCATTCTGGCTGTTTGAATTCATATTAGATTCGTAA
- the ccmC gene encoding heme ABC transporter permease CcmC: MINRIIRQIQRYKGWFGGGAALCIFLGLYIGLLASPPDYYQGELVRIMYVHVPLAHTSTLAYSVLFFGSIWYLWKRDPLVDNMCQASASICALFTSLALVTGSIWAKPTWNTWWTWDPRLVSFTVLLLILGGYIMLRRLVDDQAQGGRYAAILAIVGGIDLPIIKFSVEWWRTLHQPMSFSTRGVSISEDILVPLTLMSIGCWLLFAYMVMVRTQILYLTDLLHAKKGRFLSQTHFSQTTP; this comes from the coding sequence ATGATCAATCGCATTATTCGTCAGATTCAACGCTATAAAGGATGGTTTGGCGGAGGGGCCGCTCTCTGCATCTTTTTAGGCTTGTATATCGGCTTGCTCGCCTCACCGCCTGATTATTATCAAGGAGAACTGGTCCGGATCATGTATGTGCATGTGCCCCTGGCTCACACAAGCACGTTGGCCTATTCCGTATTATTTTTCGGGAGTATCTGGTATTTGTGGAAACGGGATCCGCTTGTGGATAACATGTGCCAGGCCTCGGCGAGCATTTGTGCCCTATTTACCTCACTTGCCCTCGTCACAGGTTCGATCTGGGCAAAGCCCACATGGAACACCTGGTGGACCTGGGACCCACGCCTCGTCTCGTTTACGGTGCTCCTCTTGATTTTAGGGGGGTACATCATGCTTCGGCGCCTCGTGGATGACCAGGCGCAGGGCGGGCGCTATGCGGCAATTCTGGCCATTGTCGGAGGCATCGATCTGCCCATCATAAAATTTTCGGTGGAATGGTGGAGAACACTCCACCAACCCATGTCGTTCTCTACCAGAGGAGTCAGCATTTCAGAAGACATTCTGGTACCCCTGACGTTAATGAGCATCGGCTGTTGGTTATTGTTTGCCTATATGGTAATGGTCCGCACTCAAATTTTGTACTTGACTGACTTATTGCATGCCAAAAAAGGTCGATTTCTCAGTCAGACCCATTTTTCTCAGACGACTCCATGA
- a CDS encoding cytochrome c maturation protein CcmE domain-containing protein: MTGLYTRWALILVATLLLAILTYQHYQQNLSTLSMGTLLSSPPVTQPVRIQGMVKSGTLQGDVEHGQATFEFVDGAASLTVEYQGPPLENIRELKTLVLIGRWDSQAQIFRAQDTALINNFGFVAAAYLISVLALGWMVFAMSQRVMVLFKEIKESKLYEPEADSLGYKE, from the coding sequence ATGACCGGGTTATATACACGCTGGGCGTTGATTCTGGTGGCAACCCTCCTTCTCGCCATCCTGACCTATCAGCACTACCAGCAAAACTTATCCACATTGTCCATGGGAACGCTCTTGAGCAGTCCTCCGGTCACCCAACCGGTCAGGATACAAGGGATGGTCAAAAGTGGTACCTTGCAGGGTGACGTGGAACATGGGCAGGCCACATTTGAATTTGTGGATGGGGCAGCCAGCCTTACTGTGGAATACCAGGGTCCTCCACTGGAAAACATTCGCGAATTAAAAACCCTCGTTCTCATCGGGCGCTGGGACAGCCAGGCACAGATTTTTCGCGCGCAAGACACGGCGTTGATTAATAATTTTGGATTTGTGGCCGCCGCCTATCTGATTTCCGTCCTGGCCTTGGGGTGGATGGTATTTGCCATGAGCCAAAGAGTCATGGTTTTATTTAAAGAGATCAAAGAATCCAAACTTTACGAACCAGAGGCAGACTCCCTTGGGTACAAAGAATAA
- the ccmE gene encoding cytochrome c maturation protein CcmE codes for MGTKNKKIAIIVSILLVAGSLGYLAFGNFGENIVYFVTPSEVKAFTAEAYSKKVRVGGMVVKGSLKTQPEPVGLTFELTDGAATIPVAFQGIPPDLFKEGQGAVVEGQWRDGRTFHSTMIMAKHSEDYMPMELKRAGVELPKKDFMKTLSP; via the coding sequence TTGGGTACAAAGAATAAAAAAATCGCCATCATTGTCAGCATACTCCTTGTTGCCGGTTCGCTTGGGTATCTCGCGTTTGGGAATTTCGGGGAAAATATTGTGTACTTCGTGACCCCCTCTGAGGTAAAAGCCTTTACCGCCGAAGCCTACAGCAAAAAAGTTCGTGTGGGTGGCATGGTGGTCAAAGGCAGTCTCAAAACCCAACCCGAGCCGGTAGGTCTGACCTTTGAGCTCACAGATGGTGCCGCCACGATTCCTGTCGCGTTTCAGGGTATTCCCCCGGACCTGTTTAAAGAGGGACAAGGGGCGGTGGTGGAAGGCCAATGGCGTGACGGCCGGACCTTTCATTCCACGATGATCATGGCCAAGCATTCCGAGGACTACATGCCCATGGAACTCAAACGAGCGGGTGTGGAACTTCCCAAAAAAGATTTCATGAAAACCCTCTCGCCCTAA
- a CDS encoding heme lyase CcmF/NrfE family subunit, whose translation MIIEIGHFSTIVALVLSVFGMASAVLALQTRNPDWARSGRMAITLIFVLLGVGMLSLVYAFIIRDFSVLYVANNSNSKLPFFYTVAAVWGGHEGSLLLWVFILSVFSTLAVWLHWRTQPAIMPYLIGVESAIIFGFLCLIVFLSSPFERLLPVPLDGKDLNPLLQDPAMVMHPPMLYMGYVGFSIPFSFAMAALFSGRLGEEWIKVTQRWSMFAWMCLTTGILLGGYWAYYELGWGGYWGWDPVENASFMPWLVGTAYLHSVLVQEKRKMFKVWNLFLIIVTFSLSLIGTFLVRSGVLTSVHSFATDPERGLYILIFVGTVIGIAFGALILRSNKLKSQVEMDSLVSRESIFLFNNLFFLVAAATVFLGTLYPLILETLQDAKVTVGPPYYNAVFMPIALGLLFLMGIGPYIPWRKASVASLKKSFSTPLLAGAVIVVLLFVTGIHNLYALAGGYVVAFAGMAIVMDFGKISQLYAQRNGSNIFQGSLAAFTANQRRYASMLTHIGVLVLVVGIIASTVYQTEKVVSMRVGDEFEIGAYRMKLAKIHEVAGGNWNAQEGVFQVFKGEDLITELRPQKRIYSATQTPTTESAIYATNMGHVFLTMPEVSEDGVAVARGVLNPLVLWVWGGGVIMGLGVILNILRPRKKEE comes from the coding sequence ATGATTATTGAAATTGGACATTTTTCGACCATTGTTGCCCTGGTGCTGTCAGTCTTTGGCATGGCCAGCGCCGTACTGGCCCTCCAAACCCGCAACCCCGATTGGGCCCGCTCCGGGCGCATGGCCATCACCCTCATCTTCGTTCTGCTGGGCGTGGGCATGCTTTCCCTGGTCTATGCCTTTATCATACGGGACTTCTCGGTTCTCTATGTCGCCAACAATTCCAATTCCAAACTCCCGTTTTTCTATACGGTCGCGGCGGTCTGGGGCGGGCATGAAGGCTCGCTTTTACTCTGGGTCTTCATTCTTTCCGTCTTCAGCACCCTGGCCGTCTGGCTGCATTGGCGCACCCAGCCCGCCATCATGCCGTATTTGATTGGCGTGGAATCGGCCATCATCTTCGGATTTTTATGTTTAATTGTTTTTCTCTCCAGTCCGTTTGAACGGCTCCTACCCGTTCCCCTCGATGGCAAAGACCTGAATCCGTTGCTGCAAGACCCAGCGATGGTCATGCACCCCCCCATGCTCTATATGGGTTATGTGGGATTTTCCATTCCATTTTCCTTTGCCATGGCGGCCTTATTTTCCGGGCGATTGGGAGAAGAATGGATCAAGGTCACGCAGCGATGGAGCATGTTCGCCTGGATGTGCCTGACGACCGGCATTCTGCTCGGCGGCTATTGGGCCTACTATGAACTGGGCTGGGGTGGGTATTGGGGCTGGGACCCCGTTGAAAACGCCTCGTTTATGCCCTGGCTGGTGGGCACCGCCTATCTGCATTCGGTTCTGGTGCAGGAAAAGCGGAAAATGTTCAAAGTCTGGAATTTATTCCTCATCATTGTCACGTTTTCTTTGTCCCTGATCGGGACCTTTCTCGTGCGAAGCGGCGTGCTCACTTCCGTCCATTCCTTTGCCACGGATCCTGAGCGTGGTCTCTATATTCTTATATTCGTCGGCACGGTCATCGGAATTGCCTTCGGCGCGTTAATCCTCAGATCCAATAAATTAAAATCGCAGGTTGAGATGGATTCGCTGGTTTCCCGTGAATCGATCTTCCTCTTTAATAATTTATTCTTTCTGGTGGCAGCCGCCACGGTCTTTCTGGGCACCCTCTATCCATTAATTCTCGAAACGTTGCAGGATGCCAAGGTGACCGTCGGGCCGCCCTATTACAATGCGGTATTTATGCCCATTGCCCTTGGACTGTTATTTCTCATGGGTATCGGCCCCTACATCCCATGGCGGAAAGCCTCCGTGGCGAGCCTGAAAAAAAGTTTCTCCACACCACTTTTAGCAGGAGCGGTCATCGTTGTCCTGCTGTTTGTAACCGGCATTCACAACCTCTATGCCCTGGCAGGAGGGTATGTGGTGGCCTTCGCCGGCATGGCGATCGTCATGGACTTTGGGAAAATTTCGCAACTGTATGCACAGCGGAACGGGAGTAATATCTTCCAGGGAAGTCTGGCGGCCTTTACCGCCAACCAACGACGCTATGCCAGCATGCTCACCCATATCGGAGTCCTCGTCTTAGTTGTCGGCATCATCGCCTCCACCGTGTATCAAACGGAAAAAGTCGTCTCGATGCGCGTGGGAGACGAATTCGAAATCGGGGCCTATCGCATGAAACTGGCAAAAATTCATGAAGTGGCCGGCGGAAACTGGAATGCGCAGGAGGGAGTCTTTCAAGTCTTTAAGGGAGAGGATTTGATCACCGAACTCCGGCCCCAAAAGCGAATCTATTCGGCCACCCAAACGCCTACCACTGAATCGGCCATTTATGCCACCAACATGGGGCACGTCTTTCTGACCATGCCGGAAGTGTCCGAGGACGGTGTGGCCGTCGCGCGTGGCGTGCTCAATCCGCTGGTTCTGTGGGTATGGGGAGGCGGTGTCATCATGGGCCTCGGCGTAATTTTGAATATTCTCCGCCCGCGAAAGAAAGAAGAATGA
- a CDS encoding redoxin domain-containing protein has translation MSKGWQLTLILCLIGLFALFYQGLWGDPRHIPTVLIETDAPNFEGPDVETGQTISLEQFKGKVVLLNFWASWCYECKVEHKSILQLHQLFKDNPDFVMLGVNYQDELPDAQKYLQEYGSTFSHVRDLKGQLAIDYGVYGVPETFVIDQQGKIRHKWVGPITGEVYTNITQKVIAPLLNAQPTTTTTS, from the coding sequence ATGAGCAAAGGCTGGCAATTAACCCTCATCCTCTGCCTTATAGGATTGTTCGCCTTGTTTTATCAGGGTCTCTGGGGAGATCCACGACATATCCCCACGGTCCTTATTGAGACCGATGCGCCCAACTTTGAAGGACCGGATGTTGAAACCGGACAGACCATCTCTCTGGAGCAATTCAAGGGAAAAGTGGTTCTGCTCAATTTCTGGGCCTCATGGTGCTATGAATGCAAGGTAGAGCACAAAAGCATCTTACAGCTTCATCAACTCTTTAAAGATAATCCCGACTTCGTGATGCTGGGCGTGAATTATCAAGACGAACTACCTGATGCCCAAAAGTATTTACAGGAATACGGCTCAACGTTTTCCCATGTCCGCGACCTCAAAGGACAATTGGCCATTGATTACGGAGTCTATGGGGTACCCGAAACTTTTGTGATTGATCAACAGGGAAAAATCCGCCATAAATGGGTCGGCCCGATTACCGGTGAGGTATATACCAACATCACACAAAAAGTCATTGCCCCGTTGCTCAATGCTCAGCCGACCACAACCACGACATCCTAA
- a CDS encoding cytochrome c-type biogenesis protein, which yields MSIRLTWCLAALLTIPLPLFATVQDETDVDIQVREIAKTLRCTVCQTENIWESGAPLAQQMRGVIRDRIALGHSTEEIRAYFLSRYGDYILMEPPKHGVNWLIWVAPFLLLIIGGFFLYKEVTHWVRDTPTPPSQPEPPLDDQARKRIERELKS from the coding sequence ATGTCCATCCGACTTACCTGGTGCCTTGCGGCTCTCTTAACGATTCCTCTTCCGCTGTTCGCTACCGTGCAGGATGAGACGGACGTCGACATTCAGGTCCGGGAAATTGCCAAAACCCTCCGCTGCACGGTCTGCCAAACAGAGAATATTTGGGAGTCGGGCGCTCCATTGGCCCAACAGATGCGGGGAGTGATTCGTGATCGGATCGCCCTGGGGCACAGCACGGAAGAGATTCGCGCCTATTTCCTCAGCCGCTATGGTGACTATATTCTCATGGAACCCCCAAAGCATGGTGTCAATTGGCTCATCTGGGTGGCTCCGTTTCTCCTGCTGATCATCGGGGGATTTTTTCTCTACAAGGAAGTGACTCACTGGGTCCGTGATACACCCACTCCGCCCAGCCAACCTGAACCGCCATTGGACGATCAGGCTCGAAAACGTATCGAGCGTGAACTCAAGTCCTGA